A DNA window from Brassica napus cultivar Da-Ae chromosome A4, Da-Ae, whole genome shotgun sequence contains the following coding sequences:
- the LOC106426826 gene encoding uncharacterized protein LOC106426826 isoform X1: MASSSHFHYHQDDHQPDNEDIFEDLFEDIDDLLEENERVPRNFIDRHREEGQDMLWNDYFSDTPTYPHNVFRRRFRMNRTLFMRIVQRLSTEVRYFQERVDATGRSSLTALQKCTAAIRQLAYGVGADAVDEYVRMGETTARGCLHNFAAGIIRLFGNEYLRRPTPEDLQRLLYFGEQRGFPGMIGSIDCMHWEWKNCPTAWKGMYSRGTGKPTIVLEAVASYDLWIWHSFFGAPGTMNDLNILDRSPVFDDVINGIAPQVNFYVNNHPYNLAYYLTDGIYPKWATFIQSIRLPQTQKHSVFAQTQEGVRKDVERAFGVLQARFAIVRNPSNIWDKRKIGNIMRACVILHNMIVEDERSSRTQYNIAEFREREEADTFTVNNPSPLGTPLERRMNLRNRETHQRLKNDLIENIWNKFGHLPNNI, from the coding sequence ATGGCTTCCTCCTCTCATTTTCATTACCACCAAGACGATCACCAACCTGATAATGAAGATATATTCGAAGACTTATTTGAAGACATTGATGATTTACTAGAAGAAAATGAGCGTGTACCACGTAATTTTATCGACAGACATCGGGAGGAAGGTCAAGATAtgttatggaatgattattttagcGATACTCCAACCTACCCGCACAATGTCTTCCGGCGACGGTTTCGAATGAACCGGACATTATTCATGCGTATTGTGCAGCGTCTCTCCACAGAAGTACGGTATTTTCAAGAAAGAGTTGATGCAACCGGGCGGTCTAGTCTTACTGCACTCCAAAAATGTACCGCAGCAATTCGTCAATTGGCTTATGGTGTTGGAGCTGATGCAGTGGACGAATATGTCCGAATGGGTGAAACAACTGCTCGAGGATGTTTGCACAATTTTGCCGCCGGAATAATCCGCTTGTTTGGCAATGAATACCTAAGACGTCCCACACCGGAAGATCTGCAAAGACTACTATACTTTGGGGAGCAACGTGGGTTCCCAGGGATgattggaagcatcgactgtatgcattgggagtggaagaattgccccactgcttggaaaggaatgtattcacgaggaaCCGGAAAACCAACGATTGTCTTAGAGGCGGTGGCATCATAtgacctctggatatggcactccttttttggagctccaggtactatgaacgatcttaatattctcGATCGATCACCCGTTTTTGATGACGTAATTAACGGAATAGCACCACAAGTTAACTTCTATGTTAACAATCATCCGTACAATTTGGCTTATTATCTCACggatggtatttatccaaaatgggctacatttattcaatctatccgaCTACCACAAACTCAGAAGCATTCTGTATTTGCTCAAACCCAAGAAGGTGtgcgaaaagatgtcgagcgtgcatTCGGAGTCCTACAAGCTCGGTTTGCCATTGTTAGAAATCCATCTAACATATGGGATAAACGAAAAATAGGTAATATTATGAGAGCTTGTGTCATACttcataatatgattgtcgagGATGAACGATCGTCAAGAACTCAGTACAACATTGCTGAATTTCGAGAAAGAGAAGAGGCGGATACCTTTACCGTCAATAATCCGTCACCTCTCGGCACTCCACTTGAACgtcggatgaaccttcggaaTCGAGAAACCCATCAAcgtttaaaaaatgatttgattgaaaatatatggaataaatttggacatcttccaaataacatatAG